One Punica granatum isolate Tunisia-2019 chromosome 3, ASM765513v2, whole genome shotgun sequence genomic window carries:
- the LOC116200886 gene encoding uncharacterized protein LOC116200886 isoform X8, whose product MHLKMQFVLSEEEQSRIRMMRLSALKKKHGDLINDSSKGPDKATDIGRDAATALLCTRGVSAVSRQKAEASAAESESTEVLDKREKISPPEAATRRGLHGEKASSSTSVSKPPATFAKSFMISHSKAEQGAARNTETKGMQEKTPSNVRKMISAFETSLAQDKRPRIKPPPTKPKLTKNEMEVLPSNEQSKERATAVCSIDSLQNQHSAVHEKAGRVEETESAIISGRTLSGEPRDGRQSWKAQALSSDKNEEMKLLSYHGNMEDYSSEGSRQWMFLDEPSNFCVTTGGKKMMHLMEGQMIRTGNCQEKKSIMTPNTLEKLVGVVSRSDIEMNNREQDKASASRQRKPESSRKADADPSGGPLGQVMKIAIMVGFGALVLFTRQGMNR is encoded by the exons ATGCATCTGAAGATGCAGTTTGTCCTCAGCGAAGAAGAGCAATCCCGTATCCGAATGATG AGACTATCTGCACTGAAAAAGAAACACGGTGATCTAATCAATGACAGCTCAAAGGGTCCAGACAAAGCTACTGACATTGGTAGAGACGCTGCAACAGCATTGCTCTGTACGCGTGGAGTTTCGG CAGTTAGCCGACAAAAGGCCGAAGCTTCTGCAGCTGAATCTGAATCCACAGAGGTTCTAGATAAGAGGGAGAAAATATCTCCTCCTGAGGCTGCTACCAGAAGAGGCCTTCATGGTGAAaaagcttcttcttctacttCGGTGTCCAAGCCACCAGCTACTTTTGCAAAATCGTTTATGATCTCTCATTCTAAAGCGGAGCAAGGTGCTGCTCGAAACACGGAGACGAAGGGCATGCAAGAGAAGACTCCAAGCAATGTAAGGAAAATGATAAGTGCCTTTGAAACTAGTCTAGCTCAG GACAAGAGACCTCGCATAAAACCTCCCCCTACTAAACCAAAACTGACCAAGAACGAAATGGAAGTTCTTCCAAGTAATGAacaatcaaaagaaagagcaaCTGCAGTTTGCTCAATTGATTCTTTACAGAACCAACACTCAGCAGTTCATGAAAAAGCAGGCCGAGTAGAAGAGACGGAATCTGCTATCATTTCAGGAAGAACTCTCAGTGGTGAACCTCGTGATGGAAGACAATCATGGAAGGCTCAAGCTCTGAGTTCCGATAAGAATGAAGAAATGAAATTATTAAGCTACCATGGAAACATGGAGGATTATTCCAGTGAAGGATCAAGGCAGTGGATGTTCTTAGATGAACCAAGCAACTTTTGCGTGACAACTGGTGGGAAGAAAATGATGCATCTGATGGAAGGTCAGATGATTCGAACGGGCAATtgtcaagaaaagaaaagtattATGACCCCTAACACGCTAGAAAAG CTAGTTGGAGTCGTCAGCAGGTCAGATATCGAGATGAACAATAGAGAACAGGATAAGGCATCTGCTTCCAGGCAGAGAAAACCCGAGAGCAGCCGCAAAGCAGATGCTGACCCTTCGGGTGGACCACTTGGACAG GTGATGAAAATTGCGATCATGGTAGGATTTGGAGCTTTGGTTCTTTTCACCAGGCAAGGGATGAACAG ATAA